The following are from one region of the Rosistilla carotiformis genome:
- a CDS encoding hybrid sensor histidine kinase/response regulator → MRDPTGPFDLRSALEKVRARLAAQLTDSPDADELMRDWEQIARRAEAAEAVAVETAGLETADPDANPEDPSSALGETRILYHTLVDNLPINLVLKDLQGRRVFANERYLQLHHMTLEDVRGKTDYDIFPKTLADQYRLDDQQVIREGIVLHDTEPYLSKDGEECWIERVKAPVRDARGQITGVQLLFWDVTERKHLDQDLEKARYLLNTLLNNIPDSIYFKDRDSRFIRISRSMAQKFKWKNAEIAVGKTDADIFTREHAASARADEMEIMKTGVPMVAEIERETWADRPDSWCSSTKMPLRDDAGRIVGTFGITRDVTELMRTEQELKTAKEAADAANQAKSDFLANMSHEIRTPMNGIIGMADLMAHTNLSIEQRDYLRTIKDSADSLLRIINDILDFSKIEAGKLELEETTFNLRDCVGRTVQTLAVKAAEKGLELACRIDPHLPHQVSGDPVRLRQIVVNLVGNAIKFTQQGEVVVEVTNADDPKIIAVTQPKQDVDAEAISRHAPAGSIRLQFAVRDTGIGIPREKMQSVFEEFAQADVSTTRQFGGTGLGLAISARLVELMHGAIWLDSQLGVGTTFFFTTEFSLVDESASQPSENLDSLRGLATIVVDDNNTNRQIFGEMLDAWQLNPTLVGSAPAALAELQRAAATEAPYRLVLLDCMMPHMDGFALAECIRQSPMLKSLPIIMISSAARGDDSQRCREMGIQRYLTKPVLQSDLFDSILEAMGIRSPSEHQITPIEADRMTRPLNILLAEDGLVNQRVAIGFLSRAGHNVTLARNGIEAVSEVARQTFDLVLMDLQMPEMDGVEATLEIRARDRHLGHHTPIIAMTAAAMDGDRERCLNAGMDDYISKPINPTQLQAVIANVFERQPLPLCPTEQRFLPPLEQAAPSQIVDIQRAIERIDGGWELLEPLTSAMRQEGPLLIDQIHHALQVGDCQSLARAAHTLKGSADVFAASRVVAISIRLEDLARGKKLPECRALVDELQEEVQAMLECLSRDP, encoded by the coding sequence ATGCGTGATCCCACCGGCCCTTTCGACCTGCGATCTGCCTTGGAGAAGGTGCGGGCGCGGCTCGCCGCTCAGCTGACCGACTCGCCGGACGCTGACGAATTGATGCGGGATTGGGAACAGATTGCCCGTCGTGCCGAAGCGGCGGAGGCCGTCGCAGTCGAGACGGCGGGGTTAGAAACGGCGGATCCCGATGCCAACCCCGAAGATCCGAGTTCGGCCTTGGGGGAGACTCGGATTCTGTACCACACGTTGGTCGACAATCTGCCTATCAATTTGGTCTTGAAAGATTTGCAAGGCCGTCGCGTTTTTGCCAATGAACGCTATCTGCAATTGCACCACATGACGTTGGAGGATGTGCGCGGCAAGACCGACTATGATATCTTTCCGAAAACGCTCGCCGATCAATACCGGCTGGATGATCAGCAAGTGATCCGAGAAGGGATCGTGCTGCACGACACCGAACCTTATCTTTCCAAAGATGGCGAGGAATGTTGGATAGAACGGGTCAAGGCCCCCGTCCGCGATGCGCGGGGTCAGATCACTGGGGTGCAGCTGCTGTTTTGGGATGTCACCGAGCGGAAGCATCTGGATCAGGATCTGGAGAAAGCGCGTTATCTTCTGAACACGTTGCTGAACAACATTCCTGATAGCATCTATTTCAAGGATCGCGACAGTCGATTCATCCGCATCAGCCGCAGCATGGCGCAGAAGTTCAAGTGGAAAAACGCGGAGATCGCTGTCGGCAAGACCGATGCCGACATCTTCACGCGCGAACATGCCGCGTCGGCGCGGGCCGACGAGATGGAGATCATGAAGACCGGCGTTCCAATGGTCGCTGAGATCGAACGGGAAACCTGGGCCGACCGTCCCGACAGTTGGTGCTCGTCGACCAAGATGCCACTGCGCGACGACGCCGGTCGCATCGTGGGAACCTTTGGCATCACTCGCGACGTCACCGAACTGATGCGTACCGAACAGGAACTGAAGACCGCCAAAGAAGCCGCCGATGCGGCCAACCAAGCGAAAAGCGACTTTCTGGCGAACATGAGTCATGAAATTCGCACGCCGATGAACGGGATCATCGGGATGGCCGATCTGATGGCCCATACGAACCTCTCGATCGAACAACGTGATTATCTGAGAACGATCAAAGATTCGGCCGATTCGCTGCTGCGGATCATCAACGACATTCTCGATTTCTCCAAGATCGAAGCTGGCAAACTGGAGCTCGAAGAGACCACGTTCAACCTCCGCGATTGCGTCGGTCGCACGGTCCAGACCCTGGCGGTTAAAGCGGCCGAAAAAGGATTGGAGCTCGCCTGTCGCATCGATCCCCACTTGCCTCACCAAGTTTCCGGTGATCCGGTGCGGCTGCGACAGATCGTCGTCAATCTGGTCGGCAACGCGATCAAATTTACGCAGCAGGGAGAGGTGGTTGTCGAAGTGACCAATGCCGACGATCCCAAGATCATCGCAGTCACCCAGCCGAAGCAAGACGTGGATGCCGAAGCGATCAGCCGGCATGCCCCGGCGGGATCGATTCGCTTGCAGTTTGCCGTTCGCGATACCGGGATCGGGATTCCTCGCGAGAAGATGCAATCGGTTTTTGAAGAGTTCGCTCAGGCGGACGTTTCGACGACGCGGCAGTTTGGCGGCACCGGATTGGGATTGGCGATCTCGGCGCGGTTGGTGGAGTTGATGCACGGCGCGATTTGGTTGGATAGCCAGTTGGGCGTGGGGACCACCTTCTTTTTCACGACGGAGTTTTCGTTGGTTGACGAATCCGCGTCGCAACCATCGGAAAACCTGGACAGTCTGCGCGGGCTGGCAACGATCGTCGTCGACGACAACAACACCAATCGTCAGATCTTTGGCGAGATGCTTGACGCCTGGCAATTGAATCCCACGTTGGTGGGGAGCGCGCCGGCGGCGCTTGCGGAATTGCAACGGGCCGCGGCTACCGAGGCGCCTTACCGGCTGGTGTTACTCGATTGCATGATGCCTCACATGGACGGGTTTGCGTTGGCCGAATGCATTCGGCAATCGCCGATGCTGAAATCGCTGCCGATCATCATGATCTCATCGGCCGCGCGGGGAGACGATTCGCAGCGGTGCCGGGAGATGGGGATTCAGCGCTATCTGACCAAGCCCGTTTTGCAATCCGACCTGTTCGATTCGATACTTGAAGCGATGGGGATTCGCAGCCCCAGCGAACACCAAATCACGCCGATCGAAGCCGATCGGATGACGCGTCCGTTGAACATTTTGTTGGCTGAAGATGGGCTGGTCAATCAGCGGGTCGCGATTGGTTTTCTGAGTCGCGCCGGGCATAACGTCACCTTGGCGCGGAATGGGATCGAAGCGGTCTCGGAGGTTGCCCGACAGACCTTCGATTTGGTGCTGATGGATCTGCAGATGCCCGAGATGGATGGCGTCGAAGCGACGCTTGAGATCCGGGCGCGCGACCGCCATTTGGGACACCACACGCCCATCATCGCGATGACCGCCGCGGCGATGGATGGGGATCGCGAACGCTGCTTGAATGCGGGGATGGACGATTACATTTCGAAGCCGATCAATCCGACGCAGTTGCAGGCAGTGATCGCGAATGTCTTCGAACGCCAGCCGCTGCCGTTGTGCCCGACCGAGCAACGCTTCCTGCCGCCGCTGGAACAAGCGGCGCCTTCGCAGATCGTGGACATTCAACGTGCGATCGAACGGATCGATGGCGGCTGGGAACTGTTGGAACCGTTGACCAGTGCGATGCGTCAGGAGGGCCCGTTGCTGATCGATCAGATCCACCACGCGCTGCAGGTGGGGGATTGCCAGTCGCTGGCCCGCGCCGCCCATACGCTAAAAGGATCTGCGGATGTTTTTGCCGCTAGCCGAGTGGTCGCGATATCGATCCGCCTGGAAGACCTCGCCCGTGGCAAAAAATTGCCCGAATGCCGCGCTTTGGTGGACGAATTGCAAGAGGAAGTGCAGGCGATGTTGGAATGTCTCAGCCGCGATCCGTAG
- a CDS encoding SDR family NAD(P)-dependent oxidoreductase: MNLELNNKTALVTASTGGIGLAIATRLAAEGATTIVNGRSEASVETAIGKIRESQPKADLIGLVSDNGTAEGVARTIAEHPQIDILVNNLGIFEAVDFFDLTDEAWQHIFDINVMSGVRLARHYLKQMLEQNTGRIIFISSESGVVPAPEMPHYAMTKTAQLAVSRSLAQLTKGSRVTVNTVMPGSTLTPGVKEFVSNLFPDDPYDSAEKRFMADNRPTSLIQRLIEPEEIANMVAFVASPLASAINGAPIRVDGGLIPTIA, encoded by the coding sequence ATGAATCTTGAACTCAACAACAAGACGGCACTGGTCACCGCATCAACAGGCGGAATCGGGCTGGCGATCGCGACTCGCCTGGCTGCCGAAGGGGCAACAACCATCGTCAACGGTCGCAGCGAAGCGAGCGTCGAGACGGCGATTGGAAAAATTCGCGAGAGTCAACCGAAGGCCGACCTGATCGGGCTGGTTTCCGACAATGGGACGGCCGAAGGCGTCGCACGAACCATCGCCGAACATCCGCAGATCGATATCCTGGTCAACAATCTGGGCATTTTTGAAGCGGTCGATTTCTTCGATCTGACGGACGAAGCGTGGCAGCACATCTTTGACATCAACGTGATGAGTGGTGTGCGGCTTGCACGGCATTACCTCAAGCAAATGCTGGAGCAAAACACCGGACGCATCATCTTCATCAGCAGCGAATCCGGCGTCGTCCCCGCTCCGGAAATGCCTCACTACGCGATGACCAAGACGGCACAACTTGCCGTCTCGCGCAGTCTGGCTCAATTGACCAAGGGAAGCCGCGTTACGGTGAACACCGTCATGCCTGGATCGACGTTAACGCCAGGTGTGAAGGAATTCGTCAGCAACCTTTTCCCGGACGACCCCTACGATTCGGCGGAGAAGCGATTCATGGCAGACAATCGGCCGACCTCGTTGATTCAACGATTGATAGAACCCGAAGAGATTGCCAACATGGTTGCCTTTGTTGCCAGCCCACTCGCATCGGCTATCAACGGAGCACCAATACGAGTCGACGGAGGACTCATTCCAACGATTGCTTAA
- a CDS encoding DegT/DnrJ/EryC1/StrS family aminotransferase: MADEPNVPLLDVGRGNAPLRQEMLAAIGEVIDSGRFLYGPDVSALENEIATLSQVDHAIGCASGSDALLLALMALDIGPGDEVIVPSFTFFASVSCIERLGAKPVFVDILPDTFNINHRAIEAAITPATRAIIPVHLFGQCAAIDKICQIGEKHGIAIIEDAAQAIASAYHSRPAGSWGRIGCFSFYPTKNLGGMGDGGMMTTNDPQIADRLRLLSSHGMRPRYHHRALGINSRLDTFQAAVLRVKLKHLPEATVSRQKNATRYRDMLQAADLHKHFTLPKLDPNAYHVWNQYSIRVPDGQRDAVREHLASHGVGSEIYYPVPMHQQECFAHVAVQPGSLPETERAAKEILNLPIFPELQESEQERVVSVLRGFFQGRQKAAA; the protein is encoded by the coding sequence ATGGCCGATGAACCAAATGTGCCACTGCTGGATGTAGGTCGAGGAAACGCGCCATTGCGTCAGGAGATGCTGGCGGCGATTGGAGAGGTGATCGATAGCGGTCGCTTCTTATACGGTCCCGATGTCTCGGCACTTGAGAATGAGATCGCGACCCTCAGCCAGGTCGATCATGCGATTGGATGTGCATCGGGAAGCGATGCGTTGTTGTTGGCCCTGATGGCTTTGGATATCGGCCCCGGCGACGAAGTGATCGTTCCCAGTTTCACCTTCTTCGCCAGCGTCAGCTGCATCGAACGCTTGGGTGCCAAACCGGTGTTTGTCGACATCCTGCCGGACACCTTCAACATCAATCACCGCGCGATCGAAGCGGCGATCACTCCCGCAACCCGCGCGATCATTCCGGTCCACTTGTTTGGCCAATGTGCGGCGATCGATAAGATCTGCCAGATTGGCGAAAAGCACGGCATCGCGATCATCGAAGACGCCGCTCAAGCGATCGCATCGGCCTACCACAGCCGACCGGCGGGCAGCTGGGGACGTATCGGTTGCTTCAGCTTCTATCCAACCAAGAACCTTGGCGGGATGGGCGACGGCGGCATGATGACCACCAACGATCCGCAAATCGCCGATCGTCTGCGCTTGCTGTCTTCGCACGGCATGCGACCTCGCTACCACCACCGTGCCTTGGGCATCAACAGCCGCCTGGATACTTTCCAAGCCGCAGTCCTCCGCGTCAAATTGAAGCATCTGCCCGAAGCGACGGTCAGCCGCCAAAAGAACGCGACGCGGTACCGCGACATGTTGCAAGCTGCAGACCTGCACAAACACTTTACGCTGCCGAAACTTGATCCCAACGCGTATCACGTTTGGAATCAGTATTCGATCCGCGTTCCCGATGGTCAACGCGACGCGGTTCGCGAACATCTCGCCAGCCACGGTGTCGGATCGGAAATCTATTACCCCGTTCCAATGCACCAACAGGAATGTTTCGCTCACGTCGCGGTTCAGCCCGGCTCGCTCCCCGAAACCGAACGTGCGGCGAAGGAGATCTTGAATCTACCGATCTTCCCCGAACTGCAAGAATCCGAACAAGAACGCGTCGTCAGCGTCTTGCGTGGCTTCTTCCAAGGCCGCCAAAAAGCGGCTGCGTAA
- a CDS encoding AraC family transcriptional regulator, whose translation MKHFKVRGSADDGITVHQWESVEHTWPNHSHPEYKLGVSEGGTGTFFYRGQRYFTGPGTLLVIHPNEVHSCTATGAWRYLYAAPNVIASIVRTFDRNGDIEPLLLPPVIDDTQLVELVLQAHRAMDDGDPQLDQESAFYEAICELLVRHASMPDIPKKRGRANIRRVKESLEAKFRENVSLHELAQLAGTSAPYLSRVFSKEVGIPIQAYLSQIRVRRAQQMLMAGETLANVTYAAGFADQSHFTRHFKRFIGVAPGAYSKAVNSSSHS comes from the coding sequence GTGAAGCATTTCAAAGTTCGTGGTTCTGCCGACGACGGGATTACGGTGCATCAATGGGAGTCGGTCGAACACACTTGGCCGAATCACTCGCACCCTGAATACAAACTGGGCGTTTCCGAAGGGGGGACGGGGACGTTTTTCTATCGTGGCCAGCGATACTTCACCGGACCGGGGACTCTGCTTGTTATTCACCCCAATGAAGTGCATTCGTGCACGGCTACCGGAGCGTGGCGTTATCTCTATGCTGCCCCGAACGTCATCGCCAGTATCGTCAGGACGTTTGACCGCAACGGTGATATCGAACCATTGTTGCTGCCCCCGGTCATCGACGACACGCAACTTGTCGAGCTCGTTTTGCAGGCTCACCGGGCGATGGACGACGGAGATCCACAGTTGGATCAGGAATCAGCCTTTTATGAAGCCATCTGCGAGCTTTTGGTGCGGCACGCATCGATGCCGGACATTCCGAAAAAGCGGGGACGTGCGAACATTCGGAGAGTCAAGGAGAGCTTGGAAGCGAAATTCCGCGAGAATGTCTCGCTTCACGAACTCGCCCAATTGGCTGGGACCTCCGCCCCTTATTTAAGCCGCGTCTTCTCCAAAGAGGTCGGCATTCCCATCCAGGCCTATCTCTCTCAGATCCGAGTCCGTCGTGCGCAGCAGATGTTGATGGCCGGTGAGACGCTAGCTAACGTCACCTACGCTGCCGGTTTCGCGGACCAGTCGCACTTCACTCGGCATTTCAAACGATTCATCGGGGTCGCGCCGGGAGCGTACTCGAAGGCAGTGAATTCATCGAGCCACTCCTGA